A genome region from Schistocerca americana isolate TAMUIC-IGC-003095 chromosome 1, iqSchAmer2.1, whole genome shotgun sequence includes the following:
- the LOC124597808 gene encoding ejaculatory bulb-specific protein 3-like, producing the protein MREQRYPKVIRSAFISERAFLDRLWRLQSSVCASYIGTAAASCRHVEGLMVLLAATLTSLPAAADGQITTKLDNLDQDRILNSDRLLNAYAECLLSDGKDRCTPEGTELEVLLVAGLQTDCAKCNDNQKARMDKIIRFTIGNKKDFWEKLKAKYDPDDKYFKNYERRFSVTS; encoded by the coding sequence ATGCGGGAGCAGCGTTACCCAAAGGTGATTCGATCTGCCTTTATAAGCGAGCGTGCCTTCCTAGACCGGCTTTGGAGGCTACAGTCCAGCGTCTGCGCTTCCTACATTGGCACTGCGGCAGCTTCCTGCAGACATGTGGAAGGCCTAATGGTCCTATTGGCCGCCACCCTGACGTCACTGCCTGCCGCTGCCGACGGGCAGATCACCACCAAGTTAGACAATCTGGACCAGGACCGGATCCTTAACAGTGACCGGCTCTTAAACGCGTACGCGGAGTGCCTCCTGTCCGATGGAAAGGATCGATGTACCCCAGAGGGCACAGAGCTGGAGGTGCTCCTTGTGGCAGGCTTGCAGACTGACTGCGCCAAGTGCAACGATAATCAGAAGGCGAGGATGGATAAGATCATCAGGTTCACAATAGGCAACAAGAAGGACTTCTGGGAGAAGTTGAAGGCCAAGTATGACCCCGACGACAAATATTTCAAGAATTACGAGCGGCGCTTCAGCGTGACCTCTTGA